A single genomic interval of Drosophila virilis strain 15010-1051.87 chromosome 2, Dvir_AGI_RSII-ME, whole genome shotgun sequence harbors:
- the Nep4 gene encoding neprilysin-4 isoform X2 — translation MLTAEFPSDFHLVMLPLTLVLLLLLRLDGMLQALQLNEQRMREQRRAADSMPGYLDDYESLLPEGDSYNELINDEFLLPQAKRARLETLTERARRCLPYRYANGETLELEDRSILMKDARTSFLPHGSGLGSMPRECFGNELFVPTATETDTVVDDDAGSEFDTSHKKGMPKRYPETVQYWSRRQTARERREAQQQRMNNMESELLDSPLQSFWHEQGTREDIRQAQAKTMQRYMNTHVDPCVDFYKFACGNWEKLHPIPKDKAGFDTFEMLRESLDLVLRNLLEKNMQQPSPETRVRQNVFKLNEQEPETDQASELKAERLRRHIVHRRHLLNRVLVRYKRFSNGTKRKRLIEPTREKSKEEEAAATARNNKDKDHDKDKERVKEESMHQPPGPGSPNEFLKSKHDAQVKAKNLYKSCVNSELLSRRGLEPLHTLIRQLGGWPVLDSDWRSTHFNWQQLAATLRRYNNDILIVQWVGADIKNSEENIIQFDQTGLGLPTREYFLQQNNAKYLNAYQRYMAEVMNKLGASKSDASHTATELIAFETRLAAITAPAEQRLNVTKLYKRMSLQQLKALVPQIGWTAYLSTLQGRNVNETEQVVIYAVEYMKQLVALLAVTEPRTVANYMMWRFVRHRINNVDDRFDDIKQNFYHALFGREESPQRWKVCIAQVNTNMGMAVGSMFVSRYFDDNSKRDTLRMTHELQQAFRDILKTTDWLDQTTKLLAEEKVNAMSLKIGYPDFILNAEELNEKYAGIDIHPDKYFENTLNVLLHTAKMEQAKLHERVNKTNWQTAPAIVNAYYSRNKNQIMFPAGILQPPFYHRHFPKSLNFGGIGVVIGHELTHGFDDKGRLFDSNGNIHKWWTDASIRGFDDRARCIISQYGNYTVEEVGISLNGESTQGENIADNGGLRQAFHAYMRWINENPHEAKDEMLPGLNMTGPQLFFLNFGQVWCGAMRPEAIRNKLNTAIHSPGRYRVIGTLSNSYDFAREFNCAAGTPMNPHKKCSVW, via the exons ATGCTCACAGCTGAGTTCCCATCTGATTTTCACT TGGTGATGCTGCCATTGAcattggtgctgctgctgctactgcggCTGGATGGAATGCTGCAGGCTCTTCAACTAAACGAACAACGCATGCGCGAGCAACGCAGAGCGGCAGACTCGATGCCCGGCTATCTGGATGACTACGAGTCACTGCTGCCGGAGGGCGACAGCTACAATGAGCTAATCAATGATGAGTTTCTGTTGCCGCAGGCAAAACGCGCCCGGCTGGAGACACTGACGGAACGAGCCAGACGCTGTCTGCCTTATCGCTATGCGAATGGTGAGACTTTGGAGCTGGAGGATCGCAGCATTTTAATGAAGGATGCGCGCACCTCGTTTCTGCCACATGGCTCTGGACTCGGCTCGATGCCACGCGAATGTTTCGGTAATGAACTGTTTGTGCCCACCGCAACCGAAACGGATACGGTGGTTGACGACGATGCGGGTTCAGAGTTTGACACAAGTCACAAAAAGGGCATGCCCAAGCGCTATCCGGAAACGGTGCAGTACTGGTCGCGGCGGCAGACAGCACGTGAACGACGCGAGGCACAGCAACAGCGGATGAATAATATGGAATCCGAGTTACTCGACAGCCCGCTGCAATCTTTCTGGCATGAGCAGGGCACACGGGAGGATATACGGCAGGCACAGGCCAAAACCATGCAGCGTTACATGAACACCCATGTGGATCCCTGCGTGGATTTCTACAAGTTCGCCTGCGGTAACTGGGAGAAATTGCATCCCATACCCAAGGACAAGGCGGGCTTTGACACCTTCGAAATGCTGCGTGAGAGTCTGGATCTGGTGCTGCGAAATCTGCTCGAAAAGAATATGCAGCAGCCCAGTCCAGAGACGCGTGTGCGCCAAAACGTGTTCAAACTGAACGAGCAGGAGCCTGAAACAGATCAAGCGTCCGAACTGAAAGCCGAACGCCTGCGCCGGCACATTGTGCACCGGCGGCATTTACTTAACCGGGTGCTGGTGCGATATAAACGCTTCAGCAATGGCACCAAACGCAAACGGCTGATTGAGCCGACGCGTGAAAAGTCGAAAGAAGAGGAAGCGGCGGCTACAGCGCGTAACAACAAGGATAAAGACCATGACAAAGACAAGGAGAGAGTCAAAGAGGAATCAATGCATCAGCCGCCCGGCCCTGGAAGCCCCAATGAGTTTTTGAAGTCCAAGCACGATGCTCAGGTCAAGGCCAAGAATCTCTACAAATCCTGCGTGAACAGCGAGCTGCTTAGCCGCCGCGGCCTAGAGCCGCTGCACACGCTAATACGCCAGCTGGGCGGCTGGCCAGTGCTCGACTCAGATTGGCGCAGCACCCACTTCAACTGGCAACAGCTGGCCGCCACACTTCGTCGCTACAACAATGACATACTCATCGTGCAGTGGGTGGGCGCCGATATCAAGAACTCCGAAGAGAATATCATACAGTTTGATCAAACTGGCCTGGGGCTGCCCACTCGCGAATACTTCCTGCAGCAGAACAACGCCAAATACCTAAATGCCTATCAGCGCTACATGGCCGAGGTAATGAACAAACTGGGCGCCAGCAAATCGGATGCATCACACACCGCCACCGAGCTGATTGCCTTTGAGACGCGCCTTGCGGCGATTACAGCGCCAGCTGAGCAGAGACTCAATGTGACCAAG CTCTACAAGCGGAtgtcgctgcagcagctgaaagCTTTAGTGCCACAGATAGGTTGGACTGCGTATTTGAGTACGCTGCAGGGACGCAATGTCAATGAAACGGAGCAAGTGGTCATCTATGCGGTGGAGTACATGAAGCAACTTGTGGCACTGCTCGCCGTTACAGAGCCACGCACTGTCGCCAACTACATGATGTGGAGGTTTGTGCGGCACCGCATCAACAATGTGGACGATCGATTTGACGATATCAAGCAGAATTTCTATCATGCGTTATTCGGGCGCGAGGAGAGTCCACAGCGCTGGAAGGTCTGCATAGCGCAGGTGAACACCAATATGGGCATGGCCGTCGGCTCCATGTTTGTGAGTCGGTATTTCGACGACAACAGCAAGCGGGATACACTGCGCATGACCCATGAGCTGCAGCAGGCATTTCGCGATATACTTAAGACTACTGACTGGCTGGATCAGACCACCAAGCTTCTGGCCGAGGAGAAGGTAAATGCCATGTCCCTTAAGATTGGCTATCCGGATTTTATACTGAATGCCGAAGAGCTAAACGAAAAGTATGCGGGCATCGATATACATCCGGACAAGTACTTTGAGAACACGCTCAATGTGCTGCTGCACACGGCCAAGATGGAGCAGGCCAAGCTGCACGAGCGTGTAAACAAAACCAACTGGCAGACGGCACCGGCGATTGTGAATGCCTACTACAGCCGCAACAAGAATCAGATCATGTTTCCCGCTGGCATACTACAGCCACCGTTCTATCATCGCCATTTTCCCAAGTCGCTGAACTTTGGCGGCATCGGTGTGGTCATTGGACATGAGCTAACCCACGGCTTTGACGATAAGGGTCGGCTCTTTGATAGCAATGGCAATATACACAAATGGTGGACGGACGCGTCTATTCGCGGCTTTGACGATCGCGCCCGCTGCATCATTTCACAGTACGGCAATTACACGGTCGAGGAGGTTGGCATATCGCTCAACGGCGAGAGCACGCAAG GTGAGAATATTGCGGACAATGGCGGACTGCGACAGGCATTTCACGCCTACATGCGTTGGATAAACGAAAACCCACACGAGGCCAAAGATGAGATGCTGCCGGGCCTAAATATGACCGGACCGCAGCTAttctttttgaatttcggTCAGGTATGGTGCGGTGCCATGCGGCCGGAAGCGATACGGAACAAGCTGAACACAGCTATACACAGTCCCGGACGGTATCGAGTAATCGGCACACTCTCCAACTCGTACGACTTTGCGCGCGAGTTCAACTGTGCGGCGGGCACGCCCATGAATCCCCACAAAAAGTGCAGCGTCTGGTAG
- the Nep4 gene encoding neprilysin-4 isoform X1 — protein MSRHSPLKLALVQVHGVQMSPTPPAARAHRIKLGLGVNQQTGRVQWCPGLTCCKLLLLLPVVMLPLTLVLLLLLRLDGMLQALQLNEQRMREQRRAADSMPGYLDDYESLLPEGDSYNELINDEFLLPQAKRARLETLTERARRCLPYRYANGETLELEDRSILMKDARTSFLPHGSGLGSMPRECFGNELFVPTATETDTVVDDDAGSEFDTSHKKGMPKRYPETVQYWSRRQTARERREAQQQRMNNMESELLDSPLQSFWHEQGTREDIRQAQAKTMQRYMNTHVDPCVDFYKFACGNWEKLHPIPKDKAGFDTFEMLRESLDLVLRNLLEKNMQQPSPETRVRQNVFKLNEQEPETDQASELKAERLRRHIVHRRHLLNRVLVRYKRFSNGTKRKRLIEPTREKSKEEEAAATARNNKDKDHDKDKERVKEESMHQPPGPGSPNEFLKSKHDAQVKAKNLYKSCVNSELLSRRGLEPLHTLIRQLGGWPVLDSDWRSTHFNWQQLAATLRRYNNDILIVQWVGADIKNSEENIIQFDQTGLGLPTREYFLQQNNAKYLNAYQRYMAEVMNKLGASKSDASHTATELIAFETRLAAITAPAEQRLNVTKLYKRMSLQQLKALVPQIGWTAYLSTLQGRNVNETEQVVIYAVEYMKQLVALLAVTEPRTVANYMMWRFVRHRINNVDDRFDDIKQNFYHALFGREESPQRWKVCIAQVNTNMGMAVGSMFVSRYFDDNSKRDTLRMTHELQQAFRDILKTTDWLDQTTKLLAEEKVNAMSLKIGYPDFILNAEELNEKYAGIDIHPDKYFENTLNVLLHTAKMEQAKLHERVNKTNWQTAPAIVNAYYSRNKNQIMFPAGILQPPFYHRHFPKSLNFGGIGVVIGHELTHGFDDKGRLFDSNGNIHKWWTDASIRGFDDRARCIISQYGNYTVEEVGISLNGESTQGENIADNGGLRQAFHAYMRWINENPHEAKDEMLPGLNMTGPQLFFLNFGQVWCGAMRPEAIRNKLNTAIHSPGRYRVIGTLSNSYDFAREFNCAAGTPMNPHKKCSVW, from the exons ATGAGTCGCCACAGCCCGTTGAAGCTGGCGCTGGTGCAGGTGCACGGGGTTCAAATGTCGCCTACGCCACCCGCCGCTCGTGCGCATCGCATCAAGCTGGGACTAGGGGTTAATCAGCAAACGGGCCGTGTACAGTGGTGTCCCGGTCTAACATGCTGTaaattgcttttgctgcttccAGTGGTGATGCTGCCATTGAcattggtgctgctgctgctactgcggCTGGATGGAATGCTGCAGGCTCTTCAACTAAACGAACAACGCATGCGCGAGCAACGCAGAGCGGCAGACTCGATGCCCGGCTATCTGGATGACTACGAGTCACTGCTGCCGGAGGGCGACAGCTACAATGAGCTAATCAATGATGAGTTTCTGTTGCCGCAGGCAAAACGCGCCCGGCTGGAGACACTGACGGAACGAGCCAGACGCTGTCTGCCTTATCGCTATGCGAATGGTGAGACTTTGGAGCTGGAGGATCGCAGCATTTTAATGAAGGATGCGCGCACCTCGTTTCTGCCACATGGCTCTGGACTCGGCTCGATGCCACGCGAATGTTTCGGTAATGAACTGTTTGTGCCCACCGCAACCGAAACGGATACGGTGGTTGACGACGATGCGGGTTCAGAGTTTGACACAAGTCACAAAAAGGGCATGCCCAAGCGCTATCCGGAAACGGTGCAGTACTGGTCGCGGCGGCAGACAGCACGTGAACGACGCGAGGCACAGCAACAGCGGATGAATAATATGGAATCCGAGTTACTCGACAGCCCGCTGCAATCTTTCTGGCATGAGCAGGGCACACGGGAGGATATACGGCAGGCACAGGCCAAAACCATGCAGCGTTACATGAACACCCATGTGGATCCCTGCGTGGATTTCTACAAGTTCGCCTGCGGTAACTGGGAGAAATTGCATCCCATACCCAAGGACAAGGCGGGCTTTGACACCTTCGAAATGCTGCGTGAGAGTCTGGATCTGGTGCTGCGAAATCTGCTCGAAAAGAATATGCAGCAGCCCAGTCCAGAGACGCGTGTGCGCCAAAACGTGTTCAAACTGAACGAGCAGGAGCCTGAAACAGATCAAGCGTCCGAACTGAAAGCCGAACGCCTGCGCCGGCACATTGTGCACCGGCGGCATTTACTTAACCGGGTGCTGGTGCGATATAAACGCTTCAGCAATGGCACCAAACGCAAACGGCTGATTGAGCCGACGCGTGAAAAGTCGAAAGAAGAGGAAGCGGCGGCTACAGCGCGTAACAACAAGGATAAAGACCATGACAAAGACAAGGAGAGAGTCAAAGAGGAATCAATGCATCAGCCGCCCGGCCCTGGAAGCCCCAATGAGTTTTTGAAGTCCAAGCACGATGCTCAGGTCAAGGCCAAGAATCTCTACAAATCCTGCGTGAACAGCGAGCTGCTTAGCCGCCGCGGCCTAGAGCCGCTGCACACGCTAATACGCCAGCTGGGCGGCTGGCCAGTGCTCGACTCAGATTGGCGCAGCACCCACTTCAACTGGCAACAGCTGGCCGCCACACTTCGTCGCTACAACAATGACATACTCATCGTGCAGTGGGTGGGCGCCGATATCAAGAACTCCGAAGAGAATATCATACAGTTTGATCAAACTGGCCTGGGGCTGCCCACTCGCGAATACTTCCTGCAGCAGAACAACGCCAAATACCTAAATGCCTATCAGCGCTACATGGCCGAGGTAATGAACAAACTGGGCGCCAGCAAATCGGATGCATCACACACCGCCACCGAGCTGATTGCCTTTGAGACGCGCCTTGCGGCGATTACAGCGCCAGCTGAGCAGAGACTCAATGTGACCAAG CTCTACAAGCGGAtgtcgctgcagcagctgaaagCTTTAGTGCCACAGATAGGTTGGACTGCGTATTTGAGTACGCTGCAGGGACGCAATGTCAATGAAACGGAGCAAGTGGTCATCTATGCGGTGGAGTACATGAAGCAACTTGTGGCACTGCTCGCCGTTACAGAGCCACGCACTGTCGCCAACTACATGATGTGGAGGTTTGTGCGGCACCGCATCAACAATGTGGACGATCGATTTGACGATATCAAGCAGAATTTCTATCATGCGTTATTCGGGCGCGAGGAGAGTCCACAGCGCTGGAAGGTCTGCATAGCGCAGGTGAACACCAATATGGGCATGGCCGTCGGCTCCATGTTTGTGAGTCGGTATTTCGACGACAACAGCAAGCGGGATACACTGCGCATGACCCATGAGCTGCAGCAGGCATTTCGCGATATACTTAAGACTACTGACTGGCTGGATCAGACCACCAAGCTTCTGGCCGAGGAGAAGGTAAATGCCATGTCCCTTAAGATTGGCTATCCGGATTTTATACTGAATGCCGAAGAGCTAAACGAAAAGTATGCGGGCATCGATATACATCCGGACAAGTACTTTGAGAACACGCTCAATGTGCTGCTGCACACGGCCAAGATGGAGCAGGCCAAGCTGCACGAGCGTGTAAACAAAACCAACTGGCAGACGGCACCGGCGATTGTGAATGCCTACTACAGCCGCAACAAGAATCAGATCATGTTTCCCGCTGGCATACTACAGCCACCGTTCTATCATCGCCATTTTCCCAAGTCGCTGAACTTTGGCGGCATCGGTGTGGTCATTGGACATGAGCTAACCCACGGCTTTGACGATAAGGGTCGGCTCTTTGATAGCAATGGCAATATACACAAATGGTGGACGGACGCGTCTATTCGCGGCTTTGACGATCGCGCCCGCTGCATCATTTCACAGTACGGCAATTACACGGTCGAGGAGGTTGGCATATCGCTCAACGGCGAGAGCACGCAAG GTGAGAATATTGCGGACAATGGCGGACTGCGACAGGCATTTCACGCCTACATGCGTTGGATAAACGAAAACCCACACGAGGCCAAAGATGAGATGCTGCCGGGCCTAAATATGACCGGACCGCAGCTAttctttttgaatttcggTCAGGTATGGTGCGGTGCCATGCGGCCGGAAGCGATACGGAACAAGCTGAACACAGCTATACACAGTCCCGGACGGTATCGAGTAATCGGCACACTCTCCAACTCGTACGACTTTGCGCGCGAGTTCAACTGTGCGGCGGGCACGCCCATGAATCCCCACAAAAAGTGCAGCGTCTGGTAG
- the Nep4 gene encoding neprilysin-4 isoform X3 has translation MLPLTLVLLLLLRLDGMLQALQLNEQRMREQRRAADSMPGYLDDYESLLPEGDSYNELINDEFLLPQAKRARLETLTERARRCLPYRYANGETLELEDRSILMKDARTSFLPHGSGLGSMPRECFGNELFVPTATETDTVVDDDAGSEFDTSHKKGMPKRYPETVQYWSRRQTARERREAQQQRMNNMESELLDSPLQSFWHEQGTREDIRQAQAKTMQRYMNTHVDPCVDFYKFACGNWEKLHPIPKDKAGFDTFEMLRESLDLVLRNLLEKNMQQPSPETRVRQNVFKLNEQEPETDQASELKAERLRRHIVHRRHLLNRVLVRYKRFSNGTKRKRLIEPTREKSKEEEAAATARNNKDKDHDKDKERVKEESMHQPPGPGSPNEFLKSKHDAQVKAKNLYKSCVNSELLSRRGLEPLHTLIRQLGGWPVLDSDWRSTHFNWQQLAATLRRYNNDILIVQWVGADIKNSEENIIQFDQTGLGLPTREYFLQQNNAKYLNAYQRYMAEVMNKLGASKSDASHTATELIAFETRLAAITAPAEQRLNVTKLYKRMSLQQLKALVPQIGWTAYLSTLQGRNVNETEQVVIYAVEYMKQLVALLAVTEPRTVANYMMWRFVRHRINNVDDRFDDIKQNFYHALFGREESPQRWKVCIAQVNTNMGMAVGSMFVSRYFDDNSKRDTLRMTHELQQAFRDILKTTDWLDQTTKLLAEEKVNAMSLKIGYPDFILNAEELNEKYAGIDIHPDKYFENTLNVLLHTAKMEQAKLHERVNKTNWQTAPAIVNAYYSRNKNQIMFPAGILQPPFYHRHFPKSLNFGGIGVVIGHELTHGFDDKGRLFDSNGNIHKWWTDASIRGFDDRARCIISQYGNYTVEEVGISLNGESTQGENIADNGGLRQAFHAYMRWINENPHEAKDEMLPGLNMTGPQLFFLNFGQVWCGAMRPEAIRNKLNTAIHSPGRYRVIGTLSNSYDFAREFNCAAGTPMNPHKKCSVW, from the exons ATGCTGCCATTGAcattggtgctgctgctgctactgcggCTGGATGGAATGCTGCAGGCTCTTCAACTAAACGAACAACGCATGCGCGAGCAACGCAGAGCGGCAGACTCGATGCCCGGCTATCTGGATGACTACGAGTCACTGCTGCCGGAGGGCGACAGCTACAATGAGCTAATCAATGATGAGTTTCTGTTGCCGCAGGCAAAACGCGCCCGGCTGGAGACACTGACGGAACGAGCCAGACGCTGTCTGCCTTATCGCTATGCGAATGGTGAGACTTTGGAGCTGGAGGATCGCAGCATTTTAATGAAGGATGCGCGCACCTCGTTTCTGCCACATGGCTCTGGACTCGGCTCGATGCCACGCGAATGTTTCGGTAATGAACTGTTTGTGCCCACCGCAACCGAAACGGATACGGTGGTTGACGACGATGCGGGTTCAGAGTTTGACACAAGTCACAAAAAGGGCATGCCCAAGCGCTATCCGGAAACGGTGCAGTACTGGTCGCGGCGGCAGACAGCACGTGAACGACGCGAGGCACAGCAACAGCGGATGAATAATATGGAATCCGAGTTACTCGACAGCCCGCTGCAATCTTTCTGGCATGAGCAGGGCACACGGGAGGATATACGGCAGGCACAGGCCAAAACCATGCAGCGTTACATGAACACCCATGTGGATCCCTGCGTGGATTTCTACAAGTTCGCCTGCGGTAACTGGGAGAAATTGCATCCCATACCCAAGGACAAGGCGGGCTTTGACACCTTCGAAATGCTGCGTGAGAGTCTGGATCTGGTGCTGCGAAATCTGCTCGAAAAGAATATGCAGCAGCCCAGTCCAGAGACGCGTGTGCGCCAAAACGTGTTCAAACTGAACGAGCAGGAGCCTGAAACAGATCAAGCGTCCGAACTGAAAGCCGAACGCCTGCGCCGGCACATTGTGCACCGGCGGCATTTACTTAACCGGGTGCTGGTGCGATATAAACGCTTCAGCAATGGCACCAAACGCAAACGGCTGATTGAGCCGACGCGTGAAAAGTCGAAAGAAGAGGAAGCGGCGGCTACAGCGCGTAACAACAAGGATAAAGACCATGACAAAGACAAGGAGAGAGTCAAAGAGGAATCAATGCATCAGCCGCCCGGCCCTGGAAGCCCCAATGAGTTTTTGAAGTCCAAGCACGATGCTCAGGTCAAGGCCAAGAATCTCTACAAATCCTGCGTGAACAGCGAGCTGCTTAGCCGCCGCGGCCTAGAGCCGCTGCACACGCTAATACGCCAGCTGGGCGGCTGGCCAGTGCTCGACTCAGATTGGCGCAGCACCCACTTCAACTGGCAACAGCTGGCCGCCACACTTCGTCGCTACAACAATGACATACTCATCGTGCAGTGGGTGGGCGCCGATATCAAGAACTCCGAAGAGAATATCATACAGTTTGATCAAACTGGCCTGGGGCTGCCCACTCGCGAATACTTCCTGCAGCAGAACAACGCCAAATACCTAAATGCCTATCAGCGCTACATGGCCGAGGTAATGAACAAACTGGGCGCCAGCAAATCGGATGCATCACACACCGCCACCGAGCTGATTGCCTTTGAGACGCGCCTTGCGGCGATTACAGCGCCAGCTGAGCAGAGACTCAATGTGACCAAG CTCTACAAGCGGAtgtcgctgcagcagctgaaagCTTTAGTGCCACAGATAGGTTGGACTGCGTATTTGAGTACGCTGCAGGGACGCAATGTCAATGAAACGGAGCAAGTGGTCATCTATGCGGTGGAGTACATGAAGCAACTTGTGGCACTGCTCGCCGTTACAGAGCCACGCACTGTCGCCAACTACATGATGTGGAGGTTTGTGCGGCACCGCATCAACAATGTGGACGATCGATTTGACGATATCAAGCAGAATTTCTATCATGCGTTATTCGGGCGCGAGGAGAGTCCACAGCGCTGGAAGGTCTGCATAGCGCAGGTGAACACCAATATGGGCATGGCCGTCGGCTCCATGTTTGTGAGTCGGTATTTCGACGACAACAGCAAGCGGGATACACTGCGCATGACCCATGAGCTGCAGCAGGCATTTCGCGATATACTTAAGACTACTGACTGGCTGGATCAGACCACCAAGCTTCTGGCCGAGGAGAAGGTAAATGCCATGTCCCTTAAGATTGGCTATCCGGATTTTATACTGAATGCCGAAGAGCTAAACGAAAAGTATGCGGGCATCGATATACATCCGGACAAGTACTTTGAGAACACGCTCAATGTGCTGCTGCACACGGCCAAGATGGAGCAGGCCAAGCTGCACGAGCGTGTAAACAAAACCAACTGGCAGACGGCACCGGCGATTGTGAATGCCTACTACAGCCGCAACAAGAATCAGATCATGTTTCCCGCTGGCATACTACAGCCACCGTTCTATCATCGCCATTTTCCCAAGTCGCTGAACTTTGGCGGCATCGGTGTGGTCATTGGACATGAGCTAACCCACGGCTTTGACGATAAGGGTCGGCTCTTTGATAGCAATGGCAATATACACAAATGGTGGACGGACGCGTCTATTCGCGGCTTTGACGATCGCGCCCGCTGCATCATTTCACAGTACGGCAATTACACGGTCGAGGAGGTTGGCATATCGCTCAACGGCGAGAGCACGCAAG GTGAGAATATTGCGGACAATGGCGGACTGCGACAGGCATTTCACGCCTACATGCGTTGGATAAACGAAAACCCACACGAGGCCAAAGATGAGATGCTGCCGGGCCTAAATATGACCGGACCGCAGCTAttctttttgaatttcggTCAGGTATGGTGCGGTGCCATGCGGCCGGAAGCGATACGGAACAAGCTGAACACAGCTATACACAGTCCCGGACGGTATCGAGTAATCGGCACACTCTCCAACTCGTACGACTTTGCGCGCGAGTTCAACTGTGCGGCGGGCACGCCCATGAATCCCCACAAAAAGTGCAGCGTCTGGTAG
- the Cpr92F gene encoding uncharacterized protein Cpr92F produces MKPFLLAAALLISTVSASWHGAVSTQYQHLDPHSHTYSYGYADPNSQKHETRAHDGTTRGSYSYVDGHGHLQSVAYTADPHHGFNAVGTNLPQAPAVHHAAPVYAAAHSAYVPYAHHAHGIHIPVLTHDGVPVDTPEVQHAKAAHAAAHAAAAHNAGAHHLYKRSIYGGAWAYGGAPAHVPLTHGGVPVDTPDVQAAKAEHYAAHAKALGQVAHAHGAPVETPEVQHAKAAHFAAHAAARSGHAIAPIAHGGYHVPVIHNGVPVDTPEVQHAKAAHYAALSQASAHGSSHSSWDDGHYDGRWDASHDSHAQSYATGYAHKGPIHIPVIHNGVPVEPAEVQHARAAHLSALAAASHGGSSHGGYYGGSAHEDDGQYHAHYNHY; encoded by the exons ATGAAGCCATTT TTGCTTGCCGCCGCGCTGCTCATCTCGACTGTGTCCGCCTCTTGGCATGGCGCTGTCTCCACACAGTACCAGCATCTGGACCCTCATAGCCACACCTATTCGTACGGTTACGCTGATCCCAACTCACAGAAGCACGAGACTCGTGCTCATGATGGCACCACGCGCGGCTCCTATTCCTATGTCGATGGACACGGCCATCTGCAGTCCGTGGCGTACACAGCAGATCCGCACCATGGCTTCAATGCCGTTGGCACCAACCTGCCACAAGCTCCAGCCGTACACCATGCTGCTCCCGTTTATGCCGCCGCTCATTCCGCCTACGTGCCATACGCTCATCATGCGCACGGTATCCACATCCCGGTGCTGACCCACGATGGCGTGCCTGTAGACACACCCGAAGTGCAACACGCCAAGGCTGCCCACGCTGCTGcccatgctgctgctgctcacaaTGCTGGCGCCCATCATCTGTACAAGCGTTCGATCTATGGCGGTGCCTGGGCCTACGGTGGTGCTCCTGCTCACGTGCCCCTCACCCATGGTGGCGTCCCAGTCGATACTCCTGACGTGCAGGCTGCGAAGGCCGAACACTATGCTGCACATGCCAAGGCTCTGGGTCAAGTGGCTCATGCTCATGGCGCTCCCGTCGAAACTCCTGAGGTGCAACATGCCAAGGCCGCCCACTTTGCCGCCCATGCTGCTGCTCGCTCTGGCCACGCCATCGCTCCCATTGCCCACGGTGGCTACCATGTGCCTGTCATCCACAATGGAGTGCCCGTCGATACGCCCGAAGTACAGCACGCCAAGGCCGCCCACTATGCCGCTCTTTCTCAGGCCTCTGCGCACGGCAGCTCGCACAGCTCCTGGGATGATGGTCACTATGATGGTCGCTGGGACGCCAGCCACGACAGCCACGCCCAGAGCTATGCCACCGGCTATGCGCATAAGGGTCCCATCCACATCCCGGTTATCCATAACGGTGTGCCCGTGGAGCCCGCAGAGGTGCAGCATGCGCGCGCCGCTCATCTGAGCGCCTTGGCAGCGGCCAGTCACGGCGGCTCCTCGCACGGCGGATACTACGGCGGCTCTGCCCATGAGGACGATGGGCAGTATCATGCGCACTACAACCACTATTAA
- the LOC6629916 gene encoding uncharacterized protein: protein MRTTALLLPLLALLAAYHIDCGTAHVVPLPLPVSGTYLVAQPVPILLLVQPPEDDGSYKPPIDADDGLWKPQPGLEGEYVESSTGDAGLNDEALTINNASSAEGSAADEAVSSAAAAASAGAGGDGGDSGGGGGGAGQAGQAGGISGGAGGSGGSGGGGSAGGGGAGGGGGGGGTATSGENGQNGAPGAPSPAGAQPDGEDGADGADGPDGPDGSKGGKGGKGGQGAHNGAGGGGGAGGAAPQPAPAAVLLPAPVWPQPENNLIAVV from the exons ATGCGAACAACAGCG ttgctgctgccgcttttgGCCCTATTGGCCGCCTACCACATCGATTGTGGCACGGCTCATGTGGTCCCATTACCGCTGCCAGTGTCTGGCACATATTTAGTAGCACAGCCGGTGCCAATCCTGTTACTTGTGCAGCCGCCAGAGGATGATGGCAGCTATAAGCCGCCAATTGACGCAGATGATGGTTTGTGGAAACCACAGCCGGGCCTGGAGGGCGAATATGTGGAGTCCTCTACCGGAGACGCCGGCTTGAATGACGAGGCGCTGACAATTAACAACGCTTCTTCTGCGGAAGGTAGTGCTGCTGATGAGGCAGTTTcaagtgctgctgctgcggctagTGCAGGAGCTGGTGGCGATGGTGGTGATAGTGGTGGCGGCGGAGGCGGCGCAGGGCAGGCAGGACAAGCTGGTGGAATTTCGGGCGGAGCTGGTGGCAGTGGCGGTTCCGGTGGCGGTGGCAGTGCTGGTGGTGGCGGCGCCGGAGgaggtggcggtggcggtggtaCAGCCACATCCGGAGAGAATGGCCAAAACGGCGCACCCGGTGCACCCAGTCCAGCCGGTGCACAGCCGGATGGCGAGGACGGTGCCGATGGCGCTGATGGACCTGACGGACCTGATGGCTCCAAGGGTGGAAAAGGTGGCAAAGGCGGTCAAGGAGCACACAATGGGGCCGGCGGTGGAGGCGGTGCCGGTGGCGCAGCACCACAACCAGCACCGGCTGCTGTCCTACTTCCGGCGCCCGTCTGGCCACAGCCGGAAAACAATTTGAT CGCCGTGGTCTAA